One window of the Conexibacter sp. SYSU D00693 genome contains the following:
- the rplI gene encoding 50S ribosomal protein L9, with translation MPSVILLQDVDKLGQRGEVVDVSKGYLRNFLIPRKLAQPATKGAMAEVQRLAVARERQALEDSARAAEVAEQLDKTVLTIEQQAGDDGRLFGSVTAQDVVDAIQEARGVALDRRKVQLEQPIKTTGTHVVTVEVAGGITADVKVMVVER, from the coding sequence ATGCCGTCGGTCATCCTCCTCCAGGACGTCGACAAGCTCGGCCAGCGCGGCGAGGTCGTCGACGTCTCCAAGGGCTACCTGCGCAACTTCCTCATCCCGCGCAAGCTCGCCCAGCCGGCGACGAAGGGCGCGATGGCCGAGGTCCAGCGCCTCGCCGTCGCCCGCGAGCGCCAGGCCCTCGAGGACAGCGCCCGCGCCGCCGAGGTCGCCGAGCAGCTCGACAAGACCGTCCTGACCATCGAGCAGCAGGCGGGCGACGACGGCCGCCTCTTCGGCTCCGTCACGGCCCAGGACGTCGTCGACGCCATCCAGGAGGCCCGCGGCGTCGCCCTGGATCGCCGCAAGGTCCAGCTCGAGCAGCCCATCAAGACCACCGGCACGCACGTCGTGACCGTCGAGGTCGCGGGCGGCATCACCGCCGACGTGAAGGTGATGGTCGTCGAGCGCTAG
- a CDS encoding single-stranded DNA-binding protein, giving the protein MAGTNINRVVLTGNLTRDPELRSLPSGTQVCTLRIASNSRRKDASGEWVDKPNYFDVTVWGAQGENCARYLSKGRPIAVDGRLEWREYTTQEGQKRQAVDIVADAVQFLGGRDDAPMGGGGGGFTPQRSDVPTNTDDFAPVGGGGGGGGGYANGGGGGFGGGGQQGGGSFGGGPADDDIPF; this is encoded by the coding sequence TTGGCCGGCACCAACATCAACCGCGTCGTCCTGACCGGCAACCTCACGCGTGACCCCGAGCTGCGCTCGCTGCCGTCGGGCACGCAGGTGTGCACGCTGCGCATCGCCTCCAACTCGCGCCGCAAGGACGCCTCGGGCGAGTGGGTCGACAAGCCCAACTACTTCGACGTGACGGTCTGGGGCGCCCAGGGCGAGAACTGCGCGCGCTACCTCTCGAAGGGCCGGCCGATCGCGGTCGACGGCCGCCTCGAGTGGCGCGAGTACACGACCCAGGAGGGCCAGAAGCGCCAGGCCGTGGACATCGTCGCCGACGCCGTGCAGTTCCTCGGCGGCCGCGACGACGCCCCGATGGGCGGCGGCGGTGGCGGGTTCACCCCGCAGCGCTCCGACGTCCCGACGAACACCGACGACTTCGCCCCGGTCGGTGGCGGCGGTGGTGGTGGCGGTGGCTACGCCAACGGCGGTGGCGGCGGCTTCGGCGGCGGCGGCCAGCAGGGCGGCGGCTCCTTCGGCGGCGGCCCCGCCGACGACGACATCCCGTTCTAG
- the rpsF gene encoding 30S ribosomal protein S6, whose protein sequence is MPKTPPTYDLVLLLDTAAEEGQRQKIRSEVERILSSNGATVVGTHEWGTRKTAYEIRHKGDAEYHLLQFQGSPEVPGALDRYLRITDGVVRFRVVKLAPGTPAPPDLTEAAVPSEDESAAEPAVAERL, encoded by the coding sequence ATGCCGAAGACGCCTCCCACGTACGACCTCGTCCTCCTCCTCGACACCGCCGCCGAGGAGGGCCAGCGCCAGAAGATCCGCTCCGAGGTGGAGCGCATCCTGTCCTCGAACGGGGCGACGGTCGTCGGCACCCACGAGTGGGGCACGCGCAAGACGGCCTACGAGATCCGCCACAAGGGCGACGCCGAGTACCACCTGCTGCAGTTCCAGGGCAGCCCGGAGGTCCCGGGCGCGCTGGACCGCTACCTGCGCATCACCGACGGCGTCGTGCGCTTCCGCGTCGTGAAGCTCGCCCCGGGCACCCCGGCCCCGCCGGACCTCACCGAGGCGGCCGTGCCGTCCGAGGACGAGTCCGCCGCCGAGCCGGCGGTCGCCGAGCGCCTCTAG
- a CDS encoding trehalose-6-phosphate synthase: MSADAEHRPLVLVSNRGPVTFDEEGGVKRGTGGLVTALTGLASHRDAVWVCSTMTEGDAQRAREEQGRPFTVTSPAGGEYQVKFVESDPDAYDRFYNIFANPMLWFIQHYLWDLSNAPDVRRHEVEAFEFGYNVVNEDLARAVVEEVEGVDEPVVMVHDYHLYTLPALVRKAREDVVLHHFVHIPWTQPDAWRVLPNRIRDELYEGLLANDIIGFHTRSYRWNFLQCCRDLMGLDVDFERGIVRWQDREVWVRAYPLPIDASAIQKTATSSRVDDFAAELERRRREHLILRVDRADLSKNVLRGFTAFDLFLEQHPEFAERVTFVAQLMPSRTDVPEYAEYLERIEAIVAVVNHRHGTPDWMPIQLKLRDDLEEAVAAYKDYDVLLVNAMFDGMNLVAKEGPIVNERDGVSILSENTGAHEELGEFALSVNPFDVQELADSIHAALTMEPQERRRRAAGLKRIITARDPGDWIDDQLADIRRKAGVEA, translated from the coding sequence GTGAGCGCCGACGCCGAGCACCGCCCCCTCGTGCTGGTCTCCAACCGGGGACCGGTGACCTTCGACGAGGAGGGCGGGGTCAAGCGCGGGACGGGCGGCCTCGTCACCGCGCTCACCGGGCTGGCCTCCCACCGCGACGCGGTGTGGGTCTGCTCGACCATGACCGAGGGCGACGCGCAGCGGGCGCGCGAGGAGCAGGGGCGGCCGTTCACCGTGACCTCGCCTGCCGGCGGCGAGTACCAGGTCAAGTTCGTGGAGAGCGACCCGGACGCCTACGACCGCTTCTACAACATCTTCGCGAACCCGATGCTGTGGTTCATCCAGCACTACCTCTGGGACCTGTCCAACGCCCCGGACGTCCGCCGGCACGAGGTCGAGGCCTTCGAGTTCGGCTACAACGTCGTCAACGAGGACCTGGCGCGGGCGGTCGTCGAGGAGGTCGAGGGCGTCGACGAGCCCGTCGTGATGGTCCACGACTACCACCTCTACACACTGCCGGCGCTCGTCCGCAAGGCGCGCGAGGACGTCGTCCTGCACCACTTCGTCCACATCCCGTGGACCCAGCCGGACGCGTGGCGGGTGCTCCCCAACCGCATCCGCGACGAGCTCTACGAGGGGCTGCTGGCCAACGACATCATCGGCTTCCACACCCGGTCCTACCGGTGGAACTTCCTGCAGTGCTGCCGGGACCTCATGGGGCTGGACGTCGACTTCGAGCGGGGGATCGTGCGCTGGCAGGACCGCGAGGTGTGGGTCCGCGCCTACCCGCTGCCCATCGACGCGTCGGCGATCCAGAAGACGGCGACCTCGTCGCGGGTGGACGACTTCGCGGCCGAGCTCGAGCGCCGGCGCCGCGAGCACCTGATCCTGCGCGTCGACCGCGCGGACCTCTCCAAGAACGTCCTGCGCGGCTTCACGGCCTTCGACCTCTTCCTCGAGCAGCACCCGGAGTTCGCCGAGCGCGTGACGTTCGTCGCCCAGCTCATGCCGTCGCGGACCGACGTGCCGGAGTACGCCGAGTACCTCGAGCGCATCGAGGCGATCGTGGCGGTGGTCAACCACCGCCACGGCACGCCGGACTGGATGCCGATCCAGCTCAAGCTGCGCGACGACCTCGAGGAGGCGGTCGCGGCCTACAAGGACTACGACGTCCTGCTGGTCAACGCGATGTTCGACGGCATGAACCTCGTGGCCAAGGAGGGGCCGATCGTCAACGAGCGCGACGGCGTCTCGATCCTGAGCGAGAACACCGGCGCCCACGAGGAGCTCGGCGAGTTCGCCCTGTCGGTCAACCCGTTCGACGTGCAGGAGCTCGCGGACTCCATCCACGCGGCGCTGACGATGGAGCCGCAGGAGCGCCGGCGGCGCGCGGCGGGGCTCAAGCGGATCATCACCGCGCGCGACCCGGGCGACTGGATCGACGACCAGCTCGCGGACATCCGGCGCAAGGCCGGGGTCGAGGCGTAG
- a CDS encoding S1C family serine protease gives MSARALVAALGAAAVLGGGALAGCGDKGGDDDGASGADATRTQTVQRTTRVEVVREVGDEAFDPEAIFERDGPGVVTVIAAGLGRGGGGGGGGLGSGFVVSESGEVATNAHVVTSGEGARLRKAQRVYVRFSTGDQVSARIVGVDPFSDVALLRVDPDGLRLRPLPFGSLEDLEVGEPVAAIGSPFGEERSLSVGVVSATDRSIESLTGFETTGAIQTDAAINSGNSGGPLLNARGEVLGINSQIRTQSGDGSGVGFAVPVDLVRRSISQLRESGRVRYAYLGVSTRGLYPQAAEHFDLGVQRGAWVQEVVDGGPGDDAGLRAGDEDDAERFQEVEWVPGGDVITRVDDQALRTDSDLGRILARYRPGQRVALEVVRGGQKRTVQVTLGERPVSVPGG, from the coding sequence GTGAGCGCCCGGGCGCTCGTGGCGGCGCTCGGCGCCGCGGCGGTCCTCGGCGGCGGTGCGCTCGCCGGCTGCGGCGACAAGGGCGGCGACGACGACGGCGCGAGCGGCGCCGACGCGACGCGCACCCAGACGGTGCAGCGCACGACGCGCGTGGAGGTCGTGCGCGAGGTCGGCGACGAGGCCTTCGACCCCGAGGCGATCTTCGAGCGCGACGGACCGGGCGTCGTGACGGTCATCGCGGCCGGCCTGGGGCGCGGCGGCGGTGGCGGGGGCGGCGGCCTGGGCTCGGGCTTCGTCGTCTCGGAGTCCGGGGAGGTCGCCACGAACGCCCACGTCGTCACGAGCGGCGAGGGCGCACGGCTGCGCAAGGCCCAGCGCGTCTACGTGCGCTTCTCCACCGGCGACCAGGTGTCGGCGCGGATCGTCGGTGTCGACCCGTTCTCGGACGTCGCGCTGCTGCGCGTCGACCCCGACGGGCTGCGGCTGCGCCCGCTGCCGTTCGGCTCGCTCGAGGACCTCGAGGTCGGCGAGCCGGTCGCGGCGATCGGGTCGCCCTTCGGCGAGGAGCGCTCGCTGTCGGTCGGCGTCGTGAGCGCGACGGACCGCTCCATCGAGTCGCTCACCGGCTTCGAGACGACGGGCGCGATCCAGACCGACGCGGCGATCAACTCCGGCAACTCCGGCGGCCCGCTGCTCAACGCGCGCGGCGAGGTCCTGGGGATCAACTCGCAGATCCGCACGCAGTCGGGCGACGGCAGCGGCGTGGGCTTCGCGGTCCCGGTCGACCTCGTGCGCCGGTCCATCTCCCAGCTGCGCGAGAGCGGCCGCGTGCGCTACGCCTACCTCGGGGTCTCGACCCGCGGGCTCTACCCGCAGGCGGCCGAGCACTTCGACCTCGGCGTGCAGCGCGGGGCGTGGGTCCAGGAGGTCGTCGACGGCGGCCCCGGCGACGACGCGGGCCTGCGGGCGGGCGACGAGGACGACGCCGAGCGCTTCCAGGAGGTCGAGTGGGTGCCGGGCGGCGACGTCATCACGCGGGTCGACGACCAGGCGCTGCGCACCGACTCCGACCTCGGGCGCATCCTGGCCCGCTACCGGCCCGGCCAGCGCGTGGCGCTCGAGGTCGTCCGGGGCGGCCAGAAGCGCACCGTGCAGGTGACGCTCGGCGAGCGCCCAGTCTCGGTCCCCGGCGGCTGA
- a CDS encoding cell wall metabolism sensor histidine kinase WalK: MLRSVRTRLALLVLATVLLALLVVLGGVIPTLTSALRDEKLRTLSEEVRSYAPSIEDAIDSNTPQPQIDALVQDIADTANVRVTVLSVVSGDLGLQTYPKSDSTRQVEIRDLRFDVALDAARSGRLETATEAAGTGSVGQAALPLSFTDPESGRRVLGSVVVFSEPLDDVEGDVGVIRNRILVVGAIALLLTALAAWFGAGAIARRVKALETVAGRVAHGDFSQRFPVQGDDELAQLARALDDMRVQLAELDSARKRFIATASHELRTPLFSLAGFVELLQDGDVPEEDRAEFLEQLRQGVHRLTQLAADLLDLSRLEAGALELRPEPTDLRLIAETVTGEFRPVLDQHDSTVEVRLPPDPVEAVVDPDRVAQVLRILLDNALTHTPRGTAMVVSASRRGGVARLGVGDFGPGIPRTMLPRIFEPFVTSDDAQGSGLGLAIAHELAERMDGHLVVESQPGRTTFQLELPA, encoded by the coding sequence GTGCTGCGGTCCGTGCGCACCCGGCTGGCGCTCCTGGTCCTCGCGACCGTCCTGCTGGCCCTGCTCGTCGTCCTCGGCGGCGTCATCCCGACGCTGACCAGCGCCCTGCGCGACGAGAAGCTGCGCACGCTCAGCGAGGAGGTGCGCTCCTACGCGCCGTCCATCGAGGACGCGATCGACTCGAACACGCCCCAGCCGCAGATCGACGCGCTCGTGCAGGACATCGCCGACACCGCGAACGTCCGCGTCACCGTGCTGAGCGTCGTCTCGGGCGACCTGGGGCTGCAGACCTACCCCAAGTCGGACTCGACGCGCCAGGTCGAGATCCGCGACCTGCGCTTCGACGTCGCCCTCGACGCCGCGCGCTCGGGCCGGCTCGAGACCGCGACGGAGGCGGCCGGGACCGGGAGCGTCGGCCAGGCCGCGCTGCCGCTGTCGTTCACCGACCCCGAGAGCGGGCGGCGGGTGCTCGGCTCGGTCGTCGTCTTCTCCGAGCCGCTGGACGACGTCGAGGGCGACGTCGGCGTCATCCGCAACCGCATCCTGGTCGTCGGCGCGATCGCGCTGCTGCTCACCGCGCTGGCCGCGTGGTTCGGCGCGGGCGCGATCGCGCGGCGCGTCAAGGCGCTCGAGACGGTCGCCGGCCGCGTCGCCCACGGCGACTTCTCCCAGCGCTTCCCGGTGCAGGGCGACGACGAGCTCGCCCAGCTCGCCCGCGCGCTGGACGACATGCGCGTGCAGCTCGCCGAGCTCGACAGCGCGCGCAAGCGCTTCATCGCCACCGCCTCGCACGAGCTGCGCACGCCGCTGTTCTCGCTCGCGGGGTTCGTCGAGCTCCTGCAGGACGGCGACGTCCCGGAGGAGGACCGCGCCGAGTTCCTCGAGCAGCTGCGCCAGGGCGTGCACCGCCTCACGCAGCTCGCGGCGGACCTCCTGGACCTCAGTCGCCTGGAGGCCGGCGCGCTCGAGCTGCGCCCCGAGCCGACGGACCTGCGCCTCATCGCCGAGACTGTCACCGGGGAGTTCCGCCCCGTCCTGGACCAGCACGACTCGACCGTCGAGGTCCGCCTACCCCCTGACCCCGTGGAGGCCGTCGTGGACCCCGACCGCGTCGCGCAGGTGCTGCGCATCCTGCTGGACAACGCCCTGACCCACACCCCGCGCGGCACGGCCATGGTCGTGTCGGCGTCGCGGCGCGGCGGCGTCGCGCGCCTGGGTGTAGGGGACTTCGGTCCGGGCATCCCCCGCACGATGCTGCCGCGCATCTTCGAGCCCTTCGTGACCTCCGACGACGCGCAGGGCTCCGGGCTGGGCCTCGCGATCGCCCATGAGCTCGCGGAGCGGATGGACGGCCACCTCGTGGTGGAGAGCCAGCCCGGCCGCACGACCTTCCAGCTGGAGCTGCCGGCGTGA
- a CDS encoding response regulator transcription factor, translating into MADHAPRILLADDEHAIQTLLTYPLRKDGYEVVPVSDGREALARFGEEAFDLVVLDVMMPRMDGLEVCRRLRARSAVPIIMLTAKAEEIDKVLGLELGADDYITKPFSLREFRSRVKAALRRARMSPAPEGDDDHDKPLVVHELEIDPAKRSVRVRGETVQLTFVEFEILDALARDPGRVFTRDVLLTRIWGDSAYRDPRTIDVHIRHLREKLELDAKEPEYLFTVRGVGYRFRDER; encoded by the coding sequence GTGGCGGACCATGCCCCGCGGATCCTGCTCGCCGACGACGAGCACGCGATCCAGACGCTGTTGACGTACCCCCTGCGCAAGGACGGCTACGAGGTCGTCCCGGTCTCCGACGGGCGCGAGGCGCTCGCGCGCTTCGGCGAGGAGGCCTTCGACCTCGTCGTGCTCGACGTGATGATGCCCCGGATGGACGGCCTGGAGGTCTGCCGGCGGCTGCGGGCCCGCTCGGCGGTGCCGATCATCATGCTCACCGCCAAGGCCGAGGAGATCGACAAGGTCCTCGGCCTCGAGCTCGGCGCCGACGACTACATCACCAAGCCGTTCTCCCTGCGGGAGTTCCGCAGCCGGGTGAAGGCGGCGCTGCGCCGGGCGCGGATGTCGCCCGCGCCCGAGGGCGACGACGACCACGACAAGCCGCTCGTCGTCCACGAGCTCGAGATCGACCCGGCCAAGCGCTCCGTGCGCGTGCGCGGCGAGACGGTCCAGCTCACGTTCGTCGAGTTCGAGATCCTCGACGCGCTGGCCCGCGACCCCGGCCGCGTCTTCACCCGCGACGTCCTGCTCACGCGCATCTGGGGCGACAGCGCCTACCGCGACCCGCGGACCATCGACGTCCACATCCGCCACCTGCGCGAGAAGCTCGAGCTCGACGCCAAGGAGCCGGAGTACCTCTTCACCGTGCGCGGCGTGGGCTACCGGTTCCGCGACGAGCGCTGA